Below is a window of Terriglobales bacterium DNA.
GCCTTTGCCCTGTTCATGATCCTGGTGGGACCGCGGGTCATCCATCGCGTGCGCCCGGGAGTGAAAAAGCTCTCCATCCAGAATGCGCCCCTGGTGCTGGCGCTGGCGCTGTGCCTGGGGCTGTCGGTGGCGGCGTCGAGCATCGGCATGGCCGCCATCATCGGCGCCTTCTTCGCCGGGCTGATCTTCGCCGATTACTCCGAAGAGTGGAACCTGTACCCGCGGGTGAATGCCATCAACGAGTTCCTGGCCCCCTTCTTCTTCTTCGCCATGGGTGCCAAGCTCGACCTGCGCGCCTTCACCCCCGAGGTGGGACTGGTGGCGGCGGTGGTGACGCTGCTGGCGGTGGTCTCGAAGGTGGGCGGCTGCGGCCTGCCCGTGCTGCGCGAGGGCTGGCGCGACGCCTTGAAGGTCGGCCTGGGCATGACCCCGCGCGGCGAGGTGGCGCTCATCATCGCCCTCATCGGGCTGCAGATGGGGATGATCTCGCAGCGCGCCTACGCCATCGTCATCGTGATGACCGTGGTGACCACCCTGCTGCCCCTGCCCCTGCTGCGGGCCCTGTTCCGCAGGGACGCCGCGCACTCCTCCGAATTGTCATCCTGAGCGAGGGGTGTCCTGCGGCTGGTACGCAGGGCATCGCGAGTCGCGCTGCGCTCCAGAACCCTGGGGCTCCCTCGGATGACAAGCTCAATGAGCACTTCTTGTGGGACCGCTGAAGCGGTGCCCTGATACGAATCGGTGAGCTCTTTCTATCCACTATCCACTATTCACTATCCACCGGGACGATATAATTCCCGCTTCCCCAGGATTCCCAGGAGGCTTATGACCACACTCAAGGGGCGCGTGGCGCTGGTGACGGGAGCGTCGCAGGGGATCGGGCGGGCGTGCGCGCTGGTGCTGGCGCAGGCGGGCGCGGCCGTGGCTCTGGCGGCCCGCAATCAGGAGAAGCTGGCCCACGTGGCGGAGGAGATCGCGGCCGGCGGCGGGCAGGCTGCCGCCTTTCCCATGGACGTCGCCAGCGAAGAGCAGATCAAGTCCGCCATCCAGGTTGCTCTCGAGCGCTTCTCCAAGATCGACATCCTGGTCAATAACGCCGGCATCACCCGCGATGGCCTGGTGCTGCGCATGAAGCGCGCCGACTGGGATGCGGTGCTGGCCACCAACCTCACCGGCGCCCATCTCTGCATCCAGCAGGTGATGAGTTCCATGCTCAAGCAGCGCTGGGGGCGGATCATCAACATCACCAGCGTGGTGGGGCAGATGGGGCAGGCGGGGCAGGCCAACTACGCCGCCTCCAAGGCTGGCTTGATCGGGCTGACCCTGGCGGTGGCGCGCGAGGTGGCCTCGCGCAACATCACCTGCAACGCCGTGGCCCCGGGCTACATCGAAAGCGCTATGACCGAGGGCCTCACCCAGGAGCAGAAGGAGGCCATGCTCAAGGCCATCCCCCAGGGACGGCCGGGCAGCGACCTGGACGTGGCCCACGCGGTGCGCTTCCTGGCCTCCGACGAGGCCGGCTACATCACCGGGCACGTGCTCAACGTGAACGGCGGGATGGTGATGGGGTGAAGGCGGTCGCGCTCCAGGTCGTGCGGGCCGAGACCCCGGAGCAGATCGAGCACGCGCGCGAGCTCTTCCTGGAATACGCCCAGTGGCTGCGCTTCAGCTTGTGCTTCCAGGGCTTCGACAAGGAGCTGGCCGAGCTTCCCTGGCAGTACGCGCCGCCCGCGGGGCGGCTGCTGCTGGCCCA
It encodes the following:
- a CDS encoding cation:proton antiporter, yielding MTHTGHELLLEMLVIFVCAKLLGELFERLALPAVLGEILAGVLLGPSLLAWVAPSETINAIAGIGAIFLLFTVGLATHPKDLVKVGGRSLQVAVLGVVAPFGLGFAYLALRGEPAHEATFVAAAMVATSVGITARVLADLKALQTRVARVILGAAVFDDILGMVLLAVVSGLAASGGVNWLQLGVLTAEAVAFALFMILVGPRVIHRVRPGVKKLSIQNAPLVLALALCLGLSVAASSIGMAAIIGAFFAGLIFADYSEEWNLYPRVNAINEFLAPFFFFAMGAKLDLRAFTPEVGLVAAVVTLLAVVSKVGGCGLPVLREGWRDALKVGLGMTPRGEVALIIALIGLQMGMISQRAYAIVIVMTVVTTLLPLPLLRALFRRDAAHSSELSS
- the fabG gene encoding 3-oxoacyl-[acyl-carrier-protein] reductase, with the protein product MTTLKGRVALVTGASQGIGRACALVLAQAGAAVALAARNQEKLAHVAEEIAAGGGQAAAFPMDVASEEQIKSAIQVALERFSKIDILVNNAGITRDGLVLRMKRADWDAVLATNLTGAHLCIQQVMSSMLKQRWGRIINITSVVGQMGQAGQANYAASKAGLIGLTLAVAREVASRNITCNAVAPGYIESAMTEGLTQEQKEAMLKAIPQGRPGSDLDVAHAVRFLASDEAGYITGHVLNVNGGMVMG